A DNA window from Bradyrhizobium barranii subsp. barranii contains the following coding sequences:
- a CDS encoding molybdopterin biosynthesis protein translates to MTMIPQSQDRSALEQEQFLKILSREDALARFEAALFPRAVPSETRKLADALGAALAEDITAPLDVPPFDRSNVDGFAVRSADLAAAGEGAPVRLALNGETIHCGTAPKLQVATGTATPIATGGPLPRGADAVVMVEHTQPAGSDAIDVRRAVSPGQFVSYAGSDIARGEALLRAGTIIGSREIGMLAACGIAEVTVARKPRVAVISTGDELVQPGEALAPAAIYDTNGAIVAAAIDENGGEAVFLGAIPDDEAKLEAAMRRALADADMLVLSGGTSKGAGDVSHRIIGRLGQPGILAHGVALKPGKPLCLAVCDGKPVVILPGFPTSAMFTFHDMIVPVLRRMAGLPPRSDAKVNATVPVRIVSELGRTEFVMVSLVGGKDGLIAYPSGKGSGAITSFAQADGFLRIDALADQMPAGTDAEVTLFTPHVRVPDLVIVGSHCTGLDLVTAQLAHAGLTVRSIAVGSLGGLAAAKRGECDLAPIHLFDDKSETYNTPYLAEGLELVPGWRRMQGIVFRSGDKRFEGLGAKEAVAAALADPACIMVNRNQGAGTRILIDRLLGGARPEGYWNQPRSHNAVAAAVAQHRADWGMTIAPVAHAVGLGFIPFAEEHYDFALVTARKQRPAVQAFLDALGSTEASTHFSWNVSRDSRSG, encoded by the coding sequence ATGACGATGATCCCGCAATCGCAAGACCGTAGCGCGCTCGAACAGGAGCAGTTCCTCAAGATCCTCTCGCGCGAGGACGCGCTGGCGCGCTTTGAAGCTGCGTTGTTCCCGCGCGCGGTCCCGAGCGAGACGCGCAAGCTTGCCGATGCGCTCGGCGCGGCGCTGGCCGAAGACATCACGGCGCCCCTCGACGTTCCGCCGTTCGACCGTTCCAACGTTGACGGCTTTGCCGTGCGCTCGGCCGATCTCGCCGCGGCCGGCGAAGGCGCGCCCGTTCGCCTTGCGCTGAACGGCGAGACCATTCACTGCGGCACCGCGCCGAAGCTGCAAGTGGCGACAGGAACCGCAACGCCGATCGCAACCGGCGGGCCGCTACCGCGCGGCGCCGACGCCGTCGTCATGGTGGAGCACACCCAGCCTGCCGGATCCGATGCGATCGACGTCCGGCGAGCCGTCTCGCCGGGACAGTTCGTGTCCTACGCAGGCTCCGACATCGCGCGCGGCGAGGCGCTGCTGCGCGCCGGCACGATCATCGGCTCGCGTGAGATCGGCATGCTGGCGGCTTGCGGCATCGCCGAGGTGACTGTCGCGCGTAAGCCGCGTGTTGCCGTGATCTCCACCGGTGACGAATTGGTTCAGCCCGGCGAGGCGCTCGCGCCGGCGGCGATCTACGACACCAACGGCGCCATCGTCGCCGCCGCAATCGACGAGAATGGCGGCGAGGCGGTGTTCCTCGGCGCCATTCCCGACGATGAGGCAAAACTCGAAGCCGCCATGCGCCGCGCGCTGGCGGACGCCGACATGCTGGTGCTCTCGGGCGGCACCTCGAAGGGCGCGGGTGACGTGTCCCATCGCATCATCGGCCGGCTCGGCCAGCCCGGCATCCTCGCGCATGGCGTCGCACTTAAACCCGGCAAGCCGCTGTGCCTTGCGGTGTGCGACGGCAAGCCCGTGGTGATCCTGCCGGGCTTCCCGACCTCGGCGATGTTCACCTTCCACGACATGATCGTGCCGGTGCTGCGCAGGATGGCCGGGCTGCCGCCGCGCTCCGATGCCAAGGTGAACGCGACCGTGCCGGTGCGCATCGTGTCCGAGCTCGGCCGCACCGAGTTCGTCATGGTCTCGCTGGTCGGCGGCAAGGACGGCCTGATCGCCTATCCCTCCGGCAAGGGGTCCGGTGCGATCACGTCGTTCGCGCAGGCCGACGGTTTTCTGCGCATCGACGCGCTCGCCGACCAGATGCCGGCCGGGACCGACGCCGAGGTGACGCTGTTCACGCCGCATGTGCGGGTGCCCGATCTCGTCATCGTCGGCAGCCATTGCACCGGCCTCGATCTCGTCACCGCACAGCTCGCGCATGCGGGGCTGACCGTGCGCTCGATCGCGGTCGGCAGCCTCGGTGGACTCGCGGCGGCGAAGCGCGGCGAATGCGATCTCGCGCCGATCCATCTGTTCGACGACAAGAGCGAGACCTACAACACGCCTTACCTCGCTGAGGGGCTCGAGCTCGTGCCGGGCTGGCGGCGCATGCAGGGCATCGTGTTCCGGAGTGGTGACAAGCGTTTTGAGGGGCTCGGTGCGAAGGAAGCCGTTGCCGCCGCGCTCGCGGACCCCGCCTGCATCATGGTCAACCGTAACCAGGGCGCCGGCACGCGCATCCTGATCGACCGGCTGCTCGGCGGTGCGCGCCCGGAAGGTTACTGGAACCAGCCGCGCTCGCACAATGCCGTGGCTGCGGCTGTCGCGCAGCACCGTGCCGACTGGGGAATGACCATTGCGCCGGTCGCCCATGCTGTCGGCCTCGGTTTCATTCCGTTCGCGGAAGAGCATTATGATTTCGCGCTGGTGACGGCGCGCAAGCAGCGGCCGGCGGTGCAGGCTTTTCTCGATGCACTTGGTTCGACCGAAGCTAGTACCCACTTTTCTTGGAACGTGAGTCGTGATTCAAGGTCGGGATGA
- a CDS encoding IS630-like element ISRj1 family transposase, with product MIPEAREVHLSRKDRKVLEACCRSPVTLQRDLKRARIVLLAADGRSTRSIAKEVGVQPRIVSLWRHRYADHGLEGLQDKPRPGKQPIYTKTTDKRILKLLDKPPPQGFARWTGPLLAEALGDVDVQYVWRFLRSHKIDLVARKSWCESNDPNFTAKAADVVGLYVAPPAKAIVLCVDEKPSIQALERAQGYLKLPNGRALTGQSHDYKRHGTTTLFAALEVATGKIIATHSKRRRRVEFLDFMNSVTAAFPNRKLHVILDNLNTHKKNEDWLKAHPNVQFHFTPTSAPWLNQVEVWFSILQGQSLSGTSFTSLKQLQEHIDAYVNAYNDRAEPFVWTKKKVRQRRFKGRRITQL from the coding sequence ATGATACCCGAAGCAAGAGAAGTCCACCTTTCGAGGAAAGATCGCAAGGTGCTTGAGGCGTGCTGTCGCTCACCGGTGACGTTGCAGCGCGATTTGAAGCGGGCGCGGATAGTTCTGTTGGCGGCGGATGGGCGCAGCACCCGGTCGATCGCCAAGGAAGTTGGGGTCCAGCCGCGGATTGTCAGCCTTTGGCGGCATCGCTATGCCGACCATGGCCTTGAAGGGCTGCAAGACAAGCCGCGGCCTGGCAAGCAGCCGATCTATACGAAGACGACCGACAAGCGGATTCTGAAGCTGCTGGATAAGCCGCCACCGCAAGGGTTTGCGCGCTGGACCGGCCCCCTGCTGGCCGAGGCGCTGGGCGATGTCGATGTCCAATATGTCTGGCGGTTCCTGCGCAGCCACAAGATTGACCTGGTGGCTCGCAAGTCCTGGTGCGAGAGCAACGACCCGAACTTTACGGCCAAAGCCGCCGATGTTGTCGGCCTCTATGTCGCGCCGCCGGCGAAGGCCATTGTGCTGTGCGTGGACGAGAAGCCCTCGATCCAGGCTTTGGAGCGAGCGCAGGGTTATCTGAAGTTGCCCAATGGCCGCGCCTTGACCGGCCAAAGCCACGATTACAAGCGGCATGGCACCACAACATTGTTTGCGGCGCTCGAAGTCGCCACCGGAAAGATCATCGCGACCCATTCAAAACGCCGGCGCCGCGTCGAGTTTCTCGATTTCATGAACAGCGTCACCGCGGCTTTTCCGAACCGCAAGCTTCACGTCATCCTCGACAACCTCAACACCCATAAAAAGAACGAGGACTGGCTCAAGGCCCACCCCAACGTGCAATTTCATTTCACGCCGACAAGTGCGCCATGGCTCAATCAGGTCGAAGTATGGTTTTCCATCTTGCAGGGGCAGTCGCTCAGCGGCACCTCCTTCACGAGCCTCAAGCAGCTTCAGGAACACATCGATGCCTACGTCAACGCATACAACGACAGAGCCGAGCCCTTCGTCTGGACCAAGAAAAAGGTCCGTCAACGCCGTTTCAAAGGCCGCCGTATCACTCAGCTCTGA
- a CDS encoding FAD-dependent monooxygenase, producing MARPLSVAIVGAGMGGLASAAALRRVGIDVMVYEQASQFARIGAGIQIGCNAMKVLCALGLEARMREHSFYPRSWNNRDWKSGDIKFDMIFGESAEEKFGAPYLLAHRGDLHAALASVVPNELVRLNHKLVGLDQTGDGVRLSFADGTRAIADAVVGADGVHSTVRDLLFDTAPAKFTGRIAYRTTYPAALLGGAGIDDCTKWWGEDRHIVIYYVKPDRSEVYLVTSQPEPDFRIESWSAKGDVRDLRASFEGFHPQVTRVLAACPDVHKWAIMDRDALEHWAEGKVTLLGDACHPMTPYMAQGAAMAIEDAAVLSRCLDGVGRDGVANAFRRFEATRKVRATRVQETSRANIWLRERTDTSWVYGYDAWQVPLAA from the coding sequence ATGGCAAGGCCGCTTTCGGTTGCGATCGTCGGTGCCGGCATGGGCGGGCTTGCATCCGCCGCGGCGCTTCGGCGCGTCGGTATCGATGTGATGGTCTACGAGCAGGCCTCCCAATTCGCCCGCATCGGGGCCGGCATCCAGATCGGCTGCAACGCGATGAAGGTGTTGTGCGCGCTGGGGCTGGAGGCGCGGATGCGCGAGCACTCGTTCTATCCACGCTCCTGGAACAACCGCGACTGGAAGAGCGGCGACATCAAGTTCGACATGATTTTTGGCGAGAGCGCGGAAGAGAAGTTCGGCGCACCCTATCTGCTGGCCCATCGCGGCGATCTCCATGCTGCGCTGGCGAGCGTGGTGCCGAACGAATTGGTGCGGCTCAATCACAAGCTCGTCGGCCTCGACCAGACCGGCGATGGTGTCCGGCTGAGCTTTGCCGATGGCACGCGTGCCATCGCCGATGCCGTGGTCGGCGCGGACGGCGTCCATTCGACGGTCCGCGATCTCCTGTTCGACACCGCGCCGGCCAAATTCACCGGCCGCATCGCCTATCGCACCACCTATCCCGCCGCGCTGCTCGGCGGCGCAGGGATCGACGACTGCACCAAATGGTGGGGCGAGGACCGCCACATCGTGATCTATTACGTCAAGCCTGACCGCAGCGAGGTCTATCTCGTCACCAGCCAGCCCGAGCCGGACTTTCGCATCGAGTCCTGGTCGGCGAAGGGCGACGTGCGCGACCTGCGCGCATCATTCGAAGGTTTTCATCCGCAGGTCACTCGGGTGCTCGCCGCCTGTCCCGACGTGCACAAATGGGCGATCATGGACCGCGACGCGCTGGAGCACTGGGCCGAAGGCAAGGTGACGCTGCTCGGCGATGCCTGCCATCCGATGACGCCCTACATGGCGCAAGGCGCGGCGATGGCAATCGAGGACGCCGCCGTGCTGTCGCGCTGCCTCGACGGTGTCGGCCGCGACGGCGTCGCCAATGCATTCCGCCGCTTCGAGGCGACCCGCAAGGTGCGCGCGACGCGGGTGCAGGAGACCTCGCGCGCCAACATCTGGCTCAGGGAGCGCACCGATACGAGCTGGGTTTACGGCTACGACGCCTGGCAAGTGCCGCTGGCGGCTTGA